Part of the Methanorbis furvi genome is shown below.
GAAGACTGTTCTGCAGTGCAGGAAAATGGGCATGACCCAGCAGCAGATAGCAGATATGCTCAACACAAACAAATCCAATATCAGTCTTATTGAAAAGTCTGCGCTGAAAAATGTCCGCATGGCAAAAGATGTTCTGGAGTTTGTCTACTCCATGGACGCGGCGCATACTTGCGTGCTTGCCCGGGGCACCAACATCAATCGTGCCCCGCAGGTTTTGTATGAGGCAGTCCAGCCTCTCGGCATCAAAATACAATATGATATCGGTGCTCTGGTCACTCAGATCCGGACAGCTGTTCCGGAAAAACTGCGGGAGAACGAGATCAGAGCCGACATTCACATTTACCTCAATGATACCGGCATACTCTACATAGGATAGCAGCAATGAACCTGAAGTACGTTCCCACCACCTGCCCGTACTGCGGTACTGGATGCAGTTTTTTTCTGGTTGTACGGGACGGCCGACTCGTCGGAGTCGCGCCCCGTTCCCGCTCGCCGGTCAATGAAGGAAAACTCTGTCCGCGGGGAATGGCTGCATGGGAGTTTGTGGCAAGTCCGGAGAGGCTGACACATCCACTCATCCGGAAAAACGGGGAACTTGTTCCCGCAACATGGAACGAAGCGATCACGCTGATTGCAGAAAAGTTCAGACAGTACCAACCGTCTGAGTGCTGTGTTCTCTCATCACCAAGAACATCCAACGAGGACAACTATGTGATGATGAAGTTTGCCCGCGGTGTGTTGAAAACAAATCACATCGATCACTGCGAGAGATTGTGCCATGCATCCATCGTTGATTCACTCGCCGACTCGTTCGGTCATCCGGCAATGACCGGCAGTATCCCGGATCTTGCC
Proteins encoded:
- a CDS encoding Tfx family DNA-binding protein, with the protein product MMRKNIHNLSGNNRFYRVKNVEYLTVKEAILTERQKTVLQCRKMGMTQQQIADMLNTNKSNISLIEKSALKNVRMAKDVLEFVYSMDAAHTCVLARGTNINRAPQVLYEAVQPLGIKIQYDIGALVTQIRTAVPEKLRENEIRADIHIYLNDTGILYIG